Within Populus trichocarpa isolate Nisqually-1 chromosome 6, P.trichocarpa_v4.1, whole genome shotgun sequence, the genomic segment ttttatcatttaacttaatatatatttcaatttcagaGGAGATAGcaagaattaaaattatatacatcGGGAATAGACAACCCATCTGGTAAGATTTTGATTGCAAGAATGAAAATCATCTAATACTTGAATGCTATTTTGCGAAAGCCTttcactttgaaaaaataaaaaaataaaaatcccaaGTTGGTCAAAGATCTGATTACATATTCTATGTGTTTTTCACTTTTAGGAATGAAAGTCAAAGTTGGAAGTAAAGCAAGATACTTCTTTTCGAGATTGCTCTCTCTAATTGCTTTTTTTAAGCGTTCGTGCTCTTACATTTaattcacaaaaaataatattttaaatttaagactaccaataaaattaataagtaATGGAGTTATAACATTTAAGTTTAAGAGAGTTGCTGATTAAGTAGTTATGAGTTCAAATCTTATCATctctattaatttaataaaaattaagtgtaAGGTAATATAAATATGTACAAGTGTCAAGTTTAAAGGGTTTTTACTTGAGGAGATAtgctagaaaataatataaatcatatcttgagaattcatctaatagtttaaattattgggttgagatggttgtttgataataaaaaatcactGGACAAACTATACtatttgaatttgataaattctTCCAATGCTAtgaactattatatatataaaaaatcagtaATCTAGACTTGCCCCGAATAATTAATTCGTTGATTATTCCAAATGCAATGAATTGGCATCACAGGAAATCTCCAAATCAGTGACTAGGTGGTAGCATTGGGTTGCTTACAGACCTTTCTGTGTTTTATCCTCCCCGTAAgagaaaaaagtatttttaaaaataaaaaaataattttttttaaaataattttcattacatttgtatgtttttcaaattattttttcaaattatttttaggttattttaatgtattaatatataaaataaaaaaattattttgatgaattttcaaataaaaaatattttttaaaaaaacctagaatgaaaaaaaaaatatttgttctaATATGTTGTACTTTGAGTACAAGGCAGGAACAGAACCTGCCTTTTcccaatttatgtttttttttttttcataatgcaTCACCATCACTGTTGCATGCATGCTAGATAATAATgtcacgtttttttttttcaaataccaCCAAATTAATCCCTCATTTTCTTACATACGATCTCATATTCCAAATTAGGGAgtaaagaaattgatttttttaaaaaagtattgttttatcgaatatttttaaaataatgacaCCAAATccctcaatttgttttgacaTCTGCCGTGGCTGCATATAGTTTGACAATTAATTAACCAGGCTGAAGAAAGATGCCAGACGCAGGATTCATGAACCCAGGTAATGAACGACGACGGTCTACCTGTATTGTTTTTCtagaaacaaaagagaagaaaataataataattttaatgttagtTGAATCCGCTTCTTAACAGTAAAGTCTACGTCTGTCATCAATCACCTCGTACTAATTATACTAATCAAATCCCTAAGAACACGACCCTCCTCGATCCTGTTGGCTTAAATTATCACCAGCCAGGTCAAAGAATGGTATCTGAAGAAGCTtccattttgtttcttctcCCCTGTTCACCTAGGTAGCTACACGTGGCAGGAGTGCTTGGGGCCCAATTCAAGACAAATGGCGTCCAAGAGAATTAGAGGGCCAGAGATGGCGATGAAGGGAAAGTCCGGTCAGGAGAATTATATGTTTTCTTTACTATTGTGATGGGAGTCGAGGGGggaaaattgaaatagaaagTAACTAGATTGGTGGTCAATGCTGCGGCGCTTCTGGttaggataaaataatttttaatattaaaaactagtAAGGCAGTTTTAGCgtgtattttaaaagaaaataaatatgcaatttGAGTTATGAATCCGAATGTTTTTGATGAGTTcactttatttaattaatggataaaaaagacaactattattaataaacctatttaaaaaaaaaacacataataatattttgaaaagatttttataagaaaagatttttttaacccctggtaaaaataactcaaataaataacatgtaaaaaacATGAACCCGCTGGTGataaccaaactaaaataataaaatttaaaaaatcaattaaaaataatttttttttactagaggCACCCTAACTTACTTGTCAAACCAATAACCTGGTTagtgagaccaagataactaactaaaaacaaattaaaaaaaaaaataatgatacttAAATCCCAATCAACACAACgtagaagaataaaattgaaaataaaatcaattaacaaaaaacaaataaataaaaaaataattcaagtaaACCTGGATGAATCCACCAAACATGTAACCTGCATCATGAGATCAGAATGATTCAATTCTCAactaatccaatattaaaagataaaattgaaaaaaaataattgttactaaaaaaatagtagttaaaataattatgaccAATTTTGAAGTCggggaagaagagaaaagagagggaacggaaaagaagaagaagaagacttgatttaatttgatttaatcaaattataatagatttaatcaaattaaatctattataatttgatttaatcaaaaataattttaataaaaaaattcatttaacatAAATGGATAAATGACTCACGTTGCGAAATTTAATATCTTAATCTACatttgtttcttaaatttttttaattttaattttatttatcattaataactttttatttatttatttacacaaataattcttgatttatttaattaaaaacatccataaatttttagatttacattttgaaaaaactttcaagaaaaaaaacaccttaaatttttatttgtaaaaataatatctaactTAAGACGAATCACGGATCAAATGACTAGCATTATGCTAAAACATGTATCATCTTAGACCCCTTCCAGAGAGGGAGAGACATGATCCAAATTACAATGTCAATGACAACCTTCACGTGCTCATTTCCTAGCAGTATAACTTACATCTAGAAATCTTCTAGACTAGAATAATGGGATGTCCCATGTAGTTATATACAACCATATATCAGGAAACAAAATCTCTATAAAATTGCCATGCGAAGGGAGCTTTAAATACTTTTACGAGAGAGCAGAAAAAAAATGGCATCAAAGGCTGAACTCAACTATGGAATTGTGCGGCTTCTATTGTATTCGCATTAGTTCACAAGGATGCTCTGCTGGCGGATCCACTTGATGTAAGTCTACACTGCTCACCTTGTCTTTTTTGCAAGCTTTGGATTTTTGCACATTCGAATGCTTGAGGGAGTAACCTCCACTAGTTCATCTTCTTGGATATACTCAATACAGTCATCCAGACTATAATCCAAAGGGGTATCAAGAACCACTGCATTAAAAAGATGAACACGTATCGTTTACTACAAGGCACTGCGGTAGATATCTGCATatatgcgtgtgtgtgtgtttgtgcgTGCACgtgtgtagagagagagagagagaggagggccGGTTGGGTGGACATGACTTGCAGAATGAGTTCCAGCATGATTCTATCGCTATGTAAACATGGGGCAGGCAGGTTGCACGAAGGTAACGAGACAAAGATATTAATTCTTGACACCTTAATCACTTCCTGTGGTATTCAAGTTTACAACTTTAGCTTAGGCTATATGCAAGGGAATGCATGGGATCATCTAGAGTagtttccttccttttttattttgactaaaaaatatttcttttaatttatcccTTTCCCTGGTGTCTCTCCTAGTGATCAGCTCAATAAAAGATCCATTTTCTGGAGAATATATGATAATATCGCAGCTCTCTACATACTGTTTAAATGGGAAATGGGGGATTTGTAAGGCAGTTAAAATTGCTATGATCTAAACCCCACAGCTATTTGTAATGTGCATTCATTTAGTAATACCTAAAAGTGGTTATTAAAGCAATAAAGTGGAGCTGTCTCTTACCTGTTTGTTCTTTATTTGAACGTACGTTAGTAGCAGCCTTTTTCTTGCACACATTAAGCGACAGGTCCCCTGTTCGTTGATGGATGCCAACTATTTGACCTTTATAAACTCCTGCTCCAGGTCTAATGAACATTTGCCCTCTATCTTGTGAACTGGCAAGGGCATAAGAAGTAGATGCTCCATCCTCAAAGGCAACCTGAAAATCAATTTCTTGccatatataaaatgaaaatagataTACAAATGTGTAAACATGCAGGCATTTTTGGTTGAGTCGCTGGACATTACTTTATCTTGAGATATTTTAGATATGTCAATTGTTTatctaaaatataatgaaaagttTATATTCTAAAGTCTGATCTCTAAACAATCCTGAAAGTTGGTAATTACCAATGAACCCTGATCTCGTGTAATTATATCACCAGCCCAAGGTCCATAGCTATCAAATATTGTGTTGAGAATGGCAGTGCCACGAGAAGCTGTCAAAATTGCATTACGCAATCCAAGAAGGCCACGGGTGGGAATCTTATATTTAAGCAGGGTTGTTCCCTCCGACCTAAGCACAAAAGAAGTCCATAACATCAGTGTCAGAAAACCAAAGTGcatattaatgaaaaacaaaaactgacTTTTATAGCTTATTCACACACTGGTAATGTGAGAAAAATTGCATCATGCTAATTAAATGTAGAATACTTCCTAGGAAagcgagggaaaaaaaaaaccaacactaCAGAATTTCATTATTCAAGATACATGAATTCAATAATCATGCTGACAACTTAAGAGAGATTTCCATGCTTGTGCTTGTCTTGATAAGTGATAGTGTATAAAATAGTTGTTGTGTATTACTAGATCCTTAGGACCGGCAGGGTTGGTTAGTAGAAATACAGAAACACCAATATCATAAAGATATTGCTGGTCAAGGCATCTCTGcttaagattttattatatgaGCAGTTTCATCTTTTCTATATATGGTTAACAGGATGATTGAACACATGAAAACATATTTCTTCACAAGTTCCATGCCTCTTGCACCTCAAACTATCCAGTATTTGTGTTGTATAAAGATAGATATATAGTAAGTCTTACATAACAGCACATTAAGATTTTGAAATACTTCAACtagaacattaaaaataaaattaaagtaaagaGAACATTTTACGCACCCAACCCCTTGCATATCAAACATCTGTCCACGCCTTCTACCAAGAAGTTCAACCACAGCCCCCATGTGCTCTTCTGGAACCTCCACAGTGGCAATCTGCAAGCATATCAATTGTTAGAAATAACTGATGTAATGCAATGGAAAGTATGACCTTTTAAGCATAATAGATGGGCACTGGGGTTAAGAAATCAAGGACGTCATCATTAGTTAATAGCAAAACATGCACTCAAAATTCATACCAATTAAAATAGCATAACGCTAAAGCAAAATACACTGCATCATATGATTGTTTTATCATTCAGTTACAGTTTACAATCATGTTGGGCCTTATGTTTTCTGTCTGTCAATTCAAAACCCAAGCAGTGCAAACTGCTTTTGAATGAAATGATATGGAAGCTCGTGAAATTCAGCTATAGGGCATGCTTTCTTATGAAGCTGTAAGACTTCTGggccattttttttcaatccaatgAATGGGATACACAATAGGAGCCAAGGGGTTACTACCTACCCTCTACTTTCATCTCTCCCATACAGGGTGTGAGCGGAATTCAATTGTAGGTTTCTTAGAATGATAACTGGCGAGTTTACCAACTAAGGTAGCTAGACCAGGGACATTCTATCAATACTTTGAGTAATTTAAACTTCTTTTGACAGGTTGAGCTCTATCAGTTTATCTATTTCCTAAAATAATCCACATGcacgcgcgcacacacacacacaaaaaaaaaatgtacataacatagtataataaaataaaccatgagaataaacaaaaagaagcaCAAGTATGCCCATAAAAAGAACATCGAAGCATCCCACACCTTTTTCAATCAAGAAGCATTTACATGTATATCTCATGTTCTTTataaaaccctaaacaaaaagaaaggaaaatcgCAATCCGTAAATCACCTCATATGGTTCTAGCACTTTGTCATCGACCTTTTTGTTGATGACCTTTGGAGGTCCCACCATGAATTCGTATCCTTCTCGTCGCCTGAAATGAATGAATGTCACAACACACGCAGACATGCCACATTGAAGACatggaagaaaggaaaaaataggttataCTTACATGTTCTCTATTAATATGGTGATATGTAAAGTACCACGCCCACTGACAACAAATGTATCAGCAGTTTCACCATCTTCAACTTTCATAGCTAAATTTCGTTCAAGCTCACGGTAGAGTCGATCTCGTAAATTCCTGCTGGTAACATATTTTCcctgaaatgaaatgaaatgaaaaaacccAAAGGCTTCAATGCCACCAAAATACTAGGAAGTTCACATTAACACAGCTATACATATGCTAATATCAGCTAAAGCCTCTTTATTGATGGCTTACATATAGAAGAAATAGCAAAACACATGGTAAACAAAATCTTTGCAAGGAGATCTCAGTGCCAGTCAATTAATGAGTCAACCACTCAGTCAAAACAATACTTGAGCTACTTTGCAAGGATAGATTCAAATACTCATAAGTAAAGGTGAAAGCTAGGGTTGTTGGGGGGATGCATACTGTTGCCACTTGCCTGACCAACGAAGTTGGGTGAAGGttcacaaagaaagaaaaagaaaaaagactacGAAGTACTTATTGAAAGAATGCGATTCTGACAGTTCTGGGTCATTGTTTAATAGACATACCTCTCGGCCAACAAAAGGTGATGTATTTATGGAAAAGGCCATTTTCACAGTTGGTTCTTCCACTCTGATAGATGGTAATGGCTTCCCGAATGCTTTATCAGCGATTGTCTCCCCAATCTGATCAATGAAATTAAATCAGTCGTGATAAATATAAGACAACTCTATTGCATGAATCAAATTTAGATCATATGATAAATAAGGTGACCTCAAAATAAGAATAACAGTTGATTCATGGAACACTGATAGTCCCTCTGTCCTATTTTGTTGGTACAATAttccatttaaatattttccagtttatttgtACATTTTCTAAAAGTAATATTCAAAATCATGCACTTCCAGAATTACACTTGTTTTAAGAGACTAAAATTCATTAATCATGGTATAAGCAGTTCTTAAAACATATGCTTCAGACAAAATAGTTAAGAATGTGACCCTtctgaaatttaatttacaaaGATGGAGCAAAACGAAGGAATGAAGAGAGTAAAGGCATACTTGAATGTCCTCAATTCCACAGACAGCACAAATGTCACCAGCTTCCACTTTTGTGGCTGGAACCCTAATGAACTTCTCATAAACAAAAAGCTCACTAACTTTTCCAAATCTACACGAATCTTCTGATGTGCATACCTACAAAAAACTCAacacaaaattaagaaaaaggtttGCTTGCTTCTTTCTCTGTTCAACTTCAACAATTGCTGTGAAACTGGTGTCTCTAACTTCAAATCATCATAGTTAAAAGAAGAAACACATCTATGCTTATACTTGATATGTGAAAACTACTACTAAGTGTTGCAGGCAGTCATCAAATAAATGATTATGATTGATCTCTCAACCATCTACAGCAATAAGGATATCTTATAAATGAATCTATTTTCCTGTATTTTTGTATAACTCTTGAATCGATTATCTTTGGAATAACTTCTTCGAGTAATTATCTGGGCACCACTTTGCAGTACAACACTACAGCACCTACAATGTCTAAAAGCTGAAGTTCAGAAACAAATGGCATATGGAGATCATACCACGGTTATCTGTATGCAGCActatagaatatttttttttttcagattcttTTAGCCTTTATCTATTCAAATGCAACTTAGATTGATCATTAATCATCGGAACAAAATCTTTACATCAGCAAACCACATCATGCAACAGAAATTGATTGAGAAAGTATGCAAGCATCACCAATTACAGTTCAAAACTGCCAATATCAAGACAGGACTATCCAACATGTATGCTAATGGAAAATAGAATGTTGAAGccacaagaaaagaaaggacaCTCACCCTCACATCCATTCCTTTCTGCAGAACCCCAGCATGCAACCGTCCAATAGCTATTCGTCCTTTATGTTCATCATACTCGATATTTGTGGCCTAAAATAtgtcaatttcaactataaacacACATCCAAGTTATAATAAGTTCATACAGGAAATGCAAACAAATCCAATCAAAGTTAAAACAAAATGATGAGCTatgtatcaatttaatttacagAGTCAACTACCTAgattatgataatatatatgaattaacTAAAGCTCATCTTTAAAATTGCCACTCATGGGATCTGCTTCATCTTCTTGACATGGATTTTcagctttcaatttaattcaagcAACGAGACAAATTTCTTCTCAAATTTTATTGTCATTAGCTAAAGACTTGTATTAGCAATGCATACGATGCTAACTTGACAAATAATCCTTGCATTCAACCTGCAACATCATATTTAGCTAAGAAAAGGCCAAGACTGAAGATATGATGAATGGAAACTTTGATCTAGAAAGCATTGGAAACTTTACTGCAGAATTATCAAAGGATCCTAAGCATTACCCAAAGATACTTGTTTATAAGAAATTCTTAGCTAGTATATctgtcataatattttttttggtcctGCCACCCTGCAATTTTAGGGACAGAAACTCAATGAAATTCACTCAAATGAAACAGCAGAGAGCAAGTGATTGCTAATGCTAAAGCCACTCCCCATCAGTCAGTTATCCTTTTGACCCTGGTTAAAATATTGCACCGCATATCGAGCCTTCTCATCATAGGTCACAGCACAAAAAAGCCTATTCTAGTGATGGTATTTGCATGTAAAATCttattggttagtggtaaatgATCGACCCATATTGCTGGCATGTAGTTCTTCTAATGGTTTATGCCATAACGTCCCATCCAGTTCCGagataatcaaaatcaaaagccaaACAATATGAAAGCAAAGCATgagaacaaatttgaaaaaagcaATACAAGGAATGGCCACTAACAAGCATTTGCAGTGCACCGTCTTTGTCAATACATGGTCCAGGTATGCATCTCATTATAGCCTCAAAAAGTGGGCCAAGATCTTCAGCCAAATCATCAGGAGACAATCCTGCCTTCCCTTTTATACCACTCGCATATATTGATTGGAAATCACACTGCAACATCAATTAAAGATGCTATCAGGCCATGCCTTAAACTGCTATCTTTTGATGATATTAAAGCATCCACTAAGCTAAAGAAAACCTTGAAACAACATAGTAAAAGTTTCAAACAGACTATGTCCAGAAGTACTTCTGCTAATTATCATTCACCAAATTCTCGTTGAGGCTCGGTAAGTTTTCTATTACTGTCATTCTCCACAATGACTATATAAAATCACTACAGAACATCTCAATGTGAACCTTACACTCGCAAATCCTTCAGATATAACAATCATCAAAATACCTGTTCATCCGTCGCATTGAGTTCAATAAACAATTCAAAAGTCGAATTGATAACAAAATCCGGACGTGCAGACGGTCTATCAATcttattaacaacaacaacaacagcatgACCAAACTCCAAAGCCTTCTTCAAAACAAACCTCGTCTGCGGCATCGGCCCCTCAACAGAATCCACCTACAAATATCAAGACCTCCATTAGTCATTACATAAATGCACTAACATTACACATtagcataaaaataacaatatcaacaaaatcaaagattGAGAAAATGTACCACGAGTAGAACTCCTTCGACCATATTAAGAATCCTTTCAACTTCACCACCAAAATCAGAGTGACCTGGAGTAtcaattatattgatttttgtaTCCTTATAAGTAATTGAAGTATTTTTGCTCAAAATTGTAATTCCTCTTTCGCGTTCTATATCATTGGAGTCCATAATTCTCTCCTGTACAAATTGATTATCGCGAAACACCTAcgcagaaaaaaaattaaacaattattaaaaacaaaatttatcgATTAAGACAACGGTAAGTTaagcaataataattaattaattaaaataaataaattaccttAGATTGCTTTAACATGGCATCAACTAAGGTAGTTTTACCATGATCAACATGAGCTACTATTGCTATATTCCGTATGTCTCCTCTTCTCATCATCTGGCTCCTTTTCTCTACAAATttgaataaatcaaataaaaataaataattagaggaaaataaaataaaaatgaaattcattTCAACTTACCGGTGGTGGAGGCTTCCGTGGAAACGGAGCATTTTATCGGAGAGTGAAATGAAAAACGAGAACGGCGGCAGCGGAGTGATGAGGTTGATGTCGTTTTGGAGGTGTTTGGGAAGGAAGATAAGGTGAAGGAGCTACCGAAGAGTTGTTTGGTAAGCAGAGGTGGTTTAGGGTTTATAAGAGAGAAGGaggagctgctgctgctgtggaTGTTAATTGCCATTTCCATTTCTCTCTCGCAGTGAGTGTGGAAGAGAAATGAATATGGCTAAgtgagagagggggagagagagagaggttataACTTATAAGGCTGCTGTTAGTTTTGAACCGAACTAACGATAAATTTGAGAGGTCGGGATAGCATGGAgctaagaagaaagaaagggtgcCTTCCTTCGGCCCCTTTTTGGCCACGTCGACGATGGTTCCGCAAAGTAAAGTAGTTTGGGACCATGAGAGAAGCCCAACTTGGAAAGTTAAGAGGTTTAATTTGAGTCTTAGGGctggattatttttttggagtaAAGTGAAGAAGTGGGGTTAGGGCTAGGAAGAGGAGTGTGAACTTTGCGTTAACcatgtataatttatttataatttagcttagaaaatcaaatttgtgATTATTCATGgatgtaattatttaatttattttttatgcaactggctttttattatttatttgaataataagTGATTCacatctttattattaaattagatttgaaaACTTATCATAAATATATGAGTATCAACATAGATGATTTGTCTAAGACCTcattaaaagtaatttagttttattataaatctaaaataatttgttctcattcccaataataataataataatttatttggaagagtttctatattaaaaaaatatggttttccTAATTTAAAGAATGGCAAAAGTGAGATATGAGAAcgtcaataatattaaaaaataagaaaatattcaatgtaaataagaaaatattcaatGTATCAAATAATTCTCCATGCAaagatacttttaatttttaattttgttttattttatttttgcttttcgagaaagaaaaatttaatttcaaatgggCCTTGAGTTGCATAGGACTGAAAGGGGAAGATAAAGGCTGTACAGAGAAACTAGAACCTCCATGACCAACATTTCAAACATCAATTAATCCCATGAATGCCCTTCTCCCCGCCATTTCCCTTCCCTGTTTCTCAAAACCCCAACAACCTTTCCCGCCATTGAAACCAAAACCACCCAGCACCACCTTCCCCTCCTCCTTTAAACCCCTAAAacacagcaacagcaacaaaacacaaaccccaaaccccaaaacaACTCAGAACTGCACTAATATCTCCTTTGCATCTCCTTCTGAAGAGACCCTTCTATCTAGTGACTGGCCTCAGCTCCTAAAAATCTCAATTGGGTCTAAAGATTTCTTGCTAGGCAAGGCAATCCATGCCTACTTAGTAAAAATAGCCTCCCAAAATGACCCATTTGAAGGCAATAATCTTATTAATCTGTATTCGAAATTTAACAGATTGGATCTGGCATGgaaggtgtttgatgaaatgcttGTTAGAAACACTATTACTTGGACTTCACTAATAAAAGGGT encodes:
- the LOC7473632 gene encoding putative elongation factor TypA-like SVR3, chloroplastic, whose translation is MEMAINIHSSSSSSFSLINPKPPLLTKQLFGSSFTLSSFPNTSKTTSTSSLRCRRSRFSFHSPIKCSVSTEASTTEKRSQMMRRGDIRNIAIVAHVDHGKTTLVDAMLKQSKVFRDNQFVQERIMDSNDIERERGITILSKNTSITYKDTKINIIDTPGHSDFGGEVERILNMVEGVLLVVDSVEGPMPQTRFVLKKALEFGHAVVVVVNKIDRPSARPDFVINSTFELFIELNATDEQCDFQSIYASGIKGKAGLSPDDLAEDLGPLFEAIMRCIPGPCIDKDGALQMLATNIEYDEHKGRIAIGRLHAGVLQKGMDVRVCTSEDSCRFGKVSELFVYEKFIRVPATKVEAGDICAVCGIEDIQIGETIADKAFGKPLPSIRVEEPTVKMAFSINTSPFVGREGKYVTSRNLRDRLYRELERNLAMKVEDGETADTFVVSGRGTLHITILIENMRREGYEFMVGPPKVINKKVDDKVLEPYEIATVEVPEEHMGAVVELLGRRRGQMFDMQGVGSEGTTLLKYKIPTRGLLGLRNAILTASRGTAILNTIFDSYGPWAGDIITRDQGSLVAFEDGASTSYALASSQDRGQMFIRPGAGVYKGQIVGIHQRTGDLSLNVCKKKAATNVRSNKEQTVVLDTPLDYSLDDCIEYIQEDELVEVTPSSIRMCKNPKLAKKTR